In the genome of Arabidopsis thaliana chromosome 4, partial sequence, the window GTCGCTGCTTAAACCACCTTCACCTTCGCTTAGCTCATTCAGCTGCTTTGCCTTGACCTTAACACGTCTTCCTTTGATGTATCTAAACTCCCACTGTGGTGGAGGATATTTCTTCATCAGTTTCTCGTACTTATCCTTCATCTCTAGTTTCACAAACACTTTTCCAACCATAGACACAATCGCAACATTCGGTTTCACTCCAAGCTCCTCCATGTCAGCAAAGACCTAAGAAAACACTCAATAGTTTCATACATCAACTTCTCTGATAGAATCTCTGCCAGTTGCAAATACTTAGtaagaaagattttttaagTGTACCTCGAAGAGCTTTTGGTGCATATCTCTCTTGTAATATATAGAGATCATTTTGTTGAAGAACTTTCTAGGAGTTCCTTCTAAATGTTCCATGAACAATTTGTTCCACAATTCCTCAGCTTCGTCAAGGCGATTATCTTCTGCTAAAGCATTTAGTAATGAGAAGTAAGTTCCCATTGTTCTTCCTTGGCCTTTACTCAGCATCCATTTTGTCACCTAACAAAATCCATAAACATTATTCTACATTCATctaactaaaaaaagaaacacagcTCTTACTGCTTAATAAACAAGCATACCTGAATAATCTTCTTCcattctttttcatcttcaagTATAACTAATGCCTTCTTAACTATAACAAGAGGGAACTCTAATTCCCAAGCAATGAAGGAATCAAGCGCTCCATAAACTTCTTCTTTAACATTCGACAATCCTTTTATCTGCAGATTAACAATACTCACTAACTCTAAAAGAGATTGcagaacacaaaaacatatgaaGAGAGCATTACACAAGCAATCATTTTGGCAGCTTTAGAGATAGTTCCAATCCTCTTCCTTGTTTTCCATACACGAGGAGACCGAGGTCTTGGACCTCTCGCCGCACAAACCTGAAAGATTATTGAATTCGAAGACAACATGtgaaattttgaaaccaaGAGACTGTCGAAATGTTTAGTTAAAGAAGGTATAAGAAACATAAATACGAACCACAACATTGTTAGGCTTTTTGGTGAAGAGCTTAGTTGATGATTCccttgtttgaagaagaagataaggtAATGAATATCTCAAGCTTAGCATcctgaaaaaaatcaattcagagaagaagaagaagaagaagaagaagaagaagaacccagAAATCTTAAAGCTTTCTCCTTTTCAGCCACTAGAGATATCTAGTGAATTCAATTTACAATTGTGTAAGTTTTCTAGAGAATCGAAACACATATTGTTCAACTTACCtgtgctttcttcttcttcgttctcaCTCTGTCTGATAATTTGCGCTTCTCTGTGTCCTCCAAGTTCCCTCTGATGTCTGATTCTCATCCAAAACATACGAAATGCGTTTATGGAAGTAACGGATAAGGCCCATTAACTAGTAAAGTTAAATAGGCCCATTAACTAGTAAAGTTAAATAGGCCCATTAACCTGAAAATTTTGACCCGTCGTCTGtattcttcatctctttcctCTTCGCCATCGATTCTCTGAGCTGGAAACgaattctctctctctcagctTATAGATACCCAAATTAAGGTAATTTTACTCTTCTTCGTGATTCTTCTTCGattaggttttggtttgaatCTCGAATCGATGATTTTCGAACTGATTTGCTCTTGAAAATCATGTGGTTCTGCTCCATGTTAAATTGAGATCCgaaattttagaatattaGAATGACTTGTGAAATGTTAGTATGATACAAAAACCAtatctttccttcttttgcttcttcaacatAAGGGTCTTTTGCTTAGTTTTGCTGTAAATTCCTTATGGGTTTTTAGCAGAGAAATAAAAGATCTGATTTTTAACATCCATTACAAGCGATtcagattttgcttttttcttgcAGAAGAAGTGAAAGATGCATCCTCCACTTACACCACATAGACATCCAATGTGTCTGGAGGTGAGAGTTTGCTCAACTTGTAGTTTCAATCCTCTGTTAGTTTTAACCTCTGTGACTGCTTCTTTGAGAATAAGATCAATCTTATAACAGTGTATTAGAGCTGTACGCAAATGAGATGAgagatttttgtaaaatatatgcaaTTTATGTGATAACTCCTATGTGTGTCAATCTCTAGCTTTAGTAAGCCTTTGCAAACAAGCTACATGACTGCATTTGGAAAGAGCAAACCTTTCAAAAGAAATCAgtttgatatgttttgttCTACTTACTAATTCTTTCTGTTTGTCATATGTTTGGTAGATAATTGAGGAATTTCAAAAGTGTCATATAGACCATCCGATTGGGAAATTCTTTGGAGAATGTACAGAGCTGAAAGTAAAGCTTGATCGATGTTTCCGCCAAGAGGTAATAAGTTACTAATAGTCGATTAAGTATGTTTCGGTTCAAAGTTTTCCTCTTAGAGATGATATCTTTACAATATATTTGCAGAAAGCTGTGAAGCGGAAGGTAAATTTCGAACAAAGCAAGAAACTTCAAGAAAGACTGAAAGCTAtaaggaaagaagaaaccgCAGAGACTTGAGCATTGTTGTATAATAATCCTATAAAGAACATGTGCGTGTGTCTATTTCAAAAGAACACATTTCTAAATTGATCCACAAAGAAGAGTTTTGATACTCTTTTGCCTCGTAAATGAGTGAAAAACATAGTATTGCACTTGtattgattagggtttagcGTTTTGAAATACTAGGTCTGCAGCAAAATTGTTTCTTACACCTTTATCTATGGAAGTAAGGCGAGTAGCTACAcgattttcattttattgtgGCTACAATTTAGTTTCCATTGACTTCTAAAGTTCCTTAACATTGAGTCTGTTTTGGAAACTGCTAGTTCTCTATCTTATGTTCGATCTCCATGACAGTTTTAGCGAATGTTGAATCTCTAGTATAACAACATCTCTAAAGGACTGAGTTCAAAGAAACATTATGCAAATGTTAGAAGGTCTGTTCTGAAATGATCTGTTATCATTAAAACGTCCTTACAAACGAGAACAAGAAATATGTTTTGCAGTTTTGCTTTGCTTTAGTTGAGCAATTAAATTCTATTGACTACAAAACATCACTCTTAAAATGTTACAGAACATAACGTTTTtctgtaatcaaaattttgttctaCCAAGATTTTATACCACTGAAACAGAGGTGGTCAAGGAAAATCAGACCATGTGTTTGTTAGTTTTCTGTTACACAGTGTTTGTTGGCACGTGGTCTCCAACATTTCAAAGAATTTTCTTCCAGAAgtcatcagaagaagaagccaacCATTTGACTGATCAATTTATTTCACAAGTACCAAGAAAAATGCTATTTAATAAgggaaagaaacaacaattgGAACATTGTTTGATGCAAATATTTGCATTCGAGAAAACTCGGGCCAAAAATTGCATGTGATCGTAGAAATCACCACGTATGAGCCGACAAGGTTTCAGGGTAACGGTTATTTTGCTGGATCTTATTCTAATCATCACatgctttgtttttcttttctatttttattgtcTACGACTTGTTGGACCAATTCAAGACCAGAACCACCTCCATATCTTCGTTCTCACTTGTGTCAATGTatcataaaatcaatttttttcttctttttttggtgtaatgTTAAGATCGACTTGTTTTAACACGCCTAGTTCAAATGATTGAAGTTGGATGTCATATCTTTattgcatttttttcttttctattgtTGGTTCTTGCAGGTTCGATTAACTGATTAACCTGCAAATATCGTAAGTTTTATATGGACATTTCTTTTGCG includes:
- a CDS encoding Cytochrome c oxidase biogenesis protein Cmc1-like protein (Cytochrome c oxidase biogenesis protein Cmc1-like; FUNCTIONS IN: molecular_function unknown; INVOLVED IN: biological_process unknown; LOCATED IN: cellular_component unknown; CONTAINS InterPro DOMAIN/s: Cytochrome c oxidase biogenesis protein Cmc1-like (InterPro:IPR013892); Has 168 Blast hits to 168 proteins in 78 species: Archae - 0; Bacteria - 0; Metazoa - 95; Fungi - 41; Plants - 26; Viruses - 0; Other Eukaryotes - 6 (source: NCBI BLink).) → MHPPLTPHRHPMCLEIIEEFQKCHIDHPIGKFFGECTELKVKLDRCFRQEKAVKRKVNFEQSKKLQERLKAIRKEETAET
- the emb1417 gene encoding Pentatricopeptide repeat (PPR) superfamily protein (embryo defective 1417 (emb1417); CONTAINS InterPro DOMAIN/s: Pentatricopeptide repeat (InterPro:IPR002885); BEST Arabidopsis thaliana protein match is: Pentatricopeptide repeat (PPR) superfamily protein (TAIR:AT4G18975.4); Has 30201 Blast hits to 17322 proteins in 780 species: Archae - 12; Bacteria - 1396; Metazoa - 17338; Fungi - 3422; Plants - 5037; Viruses - 0; Other Eukaryotes - 2996 (source: NCBI BLink).), translating into MLSLRYSLPYLLLQTRESSTKLFTKKPNNVVVCAARGPRPRSPRVWKTRKRIGTISKAAKMIACIKGLSNVKEEVYGALDSFIAWELEFPLVIVKKALVILEDEKEWKKIIQVTKWMLSKGQGRTMGTYFSLLNALAEDNRLDEAEELWNKLFMEHLEGTPRKFFNKMISIYYKRDMHQKLFEVFADMEELGVKPNVAIVSMVGKVFVKLEMKDKYEKLMKKYPPPQWEFRYIKGRRVKVKAKQLNELSEGEGGLSSDEDKIDNEIESEEEDGEDLSEEEEDEKELLGGSQGQITSREPSLDHLDSS